The following are encoded together in the Salvia hispanica cultivar TCC Black 2014 chromosome 6, UniMelb_Shisp_WGS_1.0, whole genome shotgun sequence genome:
- the LOC125197353 gene encoding cytochrome P450 716B1-like: protein MESTMIMLWVVAFVCVVYLVMMKKRIGERRLPPGSLGIPIIGQTLELQKAMRADKSDEWFQERARKYGPVSKMNIFGKRTVFLTGQAYNKFIFSSNEQTLSNKQPESMRRLLGEKNLFEMSSEDHRRLRGAILSFLKPDALKQYVGTMDHEIRLHLTQHWHHDHVISVMPLMKILTFNMICTLLFGMERGERRQTLVHLFQLVMDGLLSVPTNIPFTRFNRSIRARSEVGAIIRELIREKREKLGRGEAGHDLITSLLSMCDDVGSPLLSDQEIEDNCVVAMIAGHDTTSTLLTYLIKLIVEHPNVYQLLLKEHKEIARGSDPLAWEDLGKMKYTWRFAIETLRMYPPGLFGFRQVVRDIEIGGYVIPKGWQVFWAGCMTHLDGSIYPDPYKFNPSRFEDQAAMPPNTFIPFGGGARLCPGNEFARIETLALIHYLVTRFTWKLCLEDNTVSREPMPVFKQGLPIHIHITDPL from the exons ATGGAGTCGACGATGATTATGTTGTGGGTGGTGGCGTTTGTGTGTGTGGTTTATTtggtgatgatgaagaagaggatTGGTGAGAGAAGGCTCCCACCGGGATCGTTAGGAATTCCGATAATCGGGCAAACCCTGGAGCTTCAGAAGGCGATGCGAGCTGATAAAAGTGATGAGTGGTTCCAAGAAAGGGCCCGAAAATATGGCCCGGTTTCGAAGATGAACATATTCGGAAAGCGGACAGTGTTTCTAACGGGCCAAGCTTAcaacaaatttatattcaGCAGCAACGAGCAGACGCTCTCCAACAAGCAGCCGGAGTCAATGAGGCGGCTGCTCGGCGAGAAGAATTTGTTCGAGATGAGCAGCGAAGATCACCGGCGGTTGAGGGGAGCAATCCTCTCCTTCTTGAAGCCAGATGCCCTCAAACAGTATGTCGGAACGATGGACCATGAGATCAGATTGCATCTCACTCAGCATTGGCATCACGACCATGTTATATCG GTAATGCCGCTGATGAAGATACTGACATTCAATATGATTTGCACGCTTCTGTTTGGAatggagagaggagagagaagacaAACCCTGGTGCATCTCTTCCAACTAGTTATGGACGGACTGTTGTCCGTGCCGACAAATATCCCCTTTACGCGCTTCAACAGAAGCATACGCGCGAGGTCGGAAGTTGGAGCCATCATAAGGGAACTGATACgcgagaagagagagaagctTGGGAGAGGAGAAGCTGGGCACGATCTCATCACCAGCTTGCTGAGCATGTGCGATGACGTCGGCTCACCACTCTTATCTGACCAGGAAATCGAGGACAACTGCGTGGTGGCGATGATCGCCGGCCACGACACCACCTCCACGCTTCTCACATACTTAATCAAACTCATAGTTGAACACCCAAATGTTTATCAACTTCTCCTCAAAG AGCACAAAGAGATTGCGCGAGGGAGTGATCCTCTGGCATGGGAAGATCTTGGTAAAATGAAGTACACATGGAGATTTGCGATAGAGACGTTGAGGATGTATCCGCCAGGACTGTTCGGGTTTAGGCAAGTTGTTCGAGATATTGAGATTGGGGGATACGTTATTCCTAAAGGGTGGCAGGTGTTCTGGGCGGGATGCATGACCCACTTGGATGGATCCATATACCCGGATCCGTACAAGTTCAACCCCTCGCGTTTCGAAGATCAAGCAGCGATGCCACCAAATACCTTCATACCGTTTGGAGGAGGTGCGAGGCTTTGCCCAGGCAACGAATTTGCAAGAATAGAGACATTGGCGTTGATTCATTACTTGGTCACTCGCTTTACTTGGAAGCTCTGTTTGGAAGATAATACGGTCAGCAGAGAACCCATGCCGGTTTTCAAACAAGGCCTACCCATACATATTCACATCACCGACCCTTTATAA
- the LOC125196810 gene encoding cytochrome P450 716B1-like translates to MESTMIMLWVVAFVSVVYLVMMKKGIGKRRLPPGSLGIPLIGQTLELLKEMRADTAEEWFQQRARKYGPVSKMSLFGKPTVLLTGQAYNKFIFTNDAQTFSNKQPPSVRRLLGERNLFEMIGEDHRRMRGAILSFLKPEALKQYVGTMDNEIRLHLAQYWHHDHVISVMPLMKTLTFNMICTLLFGIERGERRETLVHLFEQLIEGTLVLPINLPFTSFNRSIRAKSKIGAMIRTLMREKREKLARGEPAHDLISRLLTMCDDSGSPLLSDQEIEDNCTLAMIAGHETTSTLLTYIVKLISEHPNIYQRLLKEHEEVVRGKKGASDPLTWEDIGKMKYTWRIGMEALRMYPPIIFVFRTVLRDIEIGGYVIPKGWHVLWTTCMTQLDGSIYPDPHKFNPSRFEDQAAMPPYTFVPFGGGARLCPGNEFARMETLAMIHYLVTRFTWTLCLEENTVSREPMMAFKQGLPIHINNREPYKT, encoded by the exons ATGGAGTCGACGATGATTATGTTGTGGGTGGTGGCGTTTGTGTCTGTGGTTTATTtggtgatgatgaagaagggGATTGGGAAGAGAAGGCTGCCACCGGGGTCGTTAGGAATCCCGTTAATCGGGCAAACCCTGGAGCTTCTTAAGGAGATGCGAGCTGACACAGCTGAGGAGTGGTTCCAACAAAGGGCCCGAAAATACGGACCGGTTTCGAAGATGAGCTTATTCGGAAAGCCGACAGTGTTACTAACGGGCCAAGCATACAACAAATTCATATTCACCAACGACGCGCAGACGTTCTCTAACAAGCAGCCACCGTCGGTGCGGCGCCTGCTCGGCGAGAGGAATTTGTTCGAGATGATCGGTGAAGATCACCGGCGGATGAGAGGAGCAATCCTTTCCTTCTTGAAGCCAGAAGCCCTCAAACAGTATGTGGGGACGATGGACAATGAGATCAGGTTGCACCTCGCCCAATATTGGCATCACGATCATGTTATCTCG GTGATGCCGCTGATGAAGACACTGACGTTCAATATGATTTGCACGCTTCTGTTTGGAatagagagaggagagagaagggaaaCCCTAGTGCATCTCTTCGAACAACTGATAGAGGGAACGCTTGTTTTACCGATAAATCTCCCCTTTACGAGCTTCAACAGAAGCATACGGGCGAAATCGAAAATTGGAGCCATGATAAGGACACTGATGCGCGAGAAGAGGGAGAAACTCGCCAGAGGAGAACCTGCACACGATCTCATCTCCCGCTTGCTCACCATGTGTGATGACTCCGGCTCCCCGCTCTTGTCTGACCAGGAAATCGAGGACAACTGCACCTTGGCGATGATCGCCGGCCATGAAACCACCTCCACGCTTCTCACATACATAGTCAAACTCATATCTGAACACCCCAATATTTATCAACGTCTCCTCAAAG AGCACGAAGAGGTTGTGCGAGGGAAGAAGGGGGCAAGTGATCCTCTAACTTGGGAAGATATTGGTAAGATGAAGTATACATGGAGAATTGGGATGGAGGCGCTGAGGATGTATCCACCGATAATATTCGTGTTTAGGACAGTGCTTCGTGATATTGAGATAGGAGGATATGTTATTCCTAAAGGATGGCATGTGCTCTGGACAACATGCATGACGCAGTTGGATGGATCCATATACCCGGATCCGCACAAGTTCAACCCCTCCCGTTTCGAAGATCAAGCAGCGATGCCACCGTATACCTTTGTACCGTTTGGAGGAGGTGCGAGGCTTTGCCCAGGCAACGAATTTGCAAGAATGGAGACGTTGGCTATGATTCATTACTTGGTCACTCGCTTCACTTGGACGCTCTGTTTGGAAGAGAATACGGTCAGTAGAGAACCCATGATGGCTTTCAAACAAGGACTACCCATACACATTAACAACAGAGAACCTTATAAAACATGA